Proteins encoded in a region of the Candidatus Moanabacter tarae genome:
- the lysC gene encoding Aspartate kinase Ask_LysC — MPLIVQKFGGTSVSDIERIRNVAERVKETRDKGNQVVVVVSARAGVTDRLIAEAKRLSSEPDEREMDVLLSVGEQESIALLTIALQSIGVPAISRTGRQAGVETDSNHTRARITRVTGGDVLQQTKQGKVVIVAGFQGLGCDGEITTFGRGASDLTAIAISASLDAEICEIFTDVDGVFTADPRVVPKARKLLEISYDEMLEMASLGSKVVQARAVELAKKFSVDFEVRSTFNKNRGTIVKEEVASMEDVLVRGAAIDVNQVKIVVNEVPDQPGTAAKIFQQLADAQIVVDMIVQNIGRGGKANLTFTVPSDDAYRAEKSVQECLIEMGGGKISSVNGIAKLSVVGVGMRTHTGVAASLFSALATAGINIQIISTSEIKISVAIEPEHSDEALRIAHNAFGLGS; from the coding sequence ATGCCGCTTATTGTCCAAAAATTTGGGGGTACCTCTGTTAGCGACATTGAAAGGATTCGTAATGTCGCAGAACGAGTAAAGGAAACTAGAGATAAAGGGAACCAGGTTGTCGTTGTAGTCTCTGCGCGAGCTGGGGTGACGGACAGATTAATTGCGGAGGCTAAAAGACTTTCCTCAGAACCGGATGAGAGGGAGATGGATGTTTTGCTATCCGTTGGTGAGCAAGAATCGATCGCACTGTTGACAATTGCCTTACAGAGCATAGGCGTTCCTGCCATTTCAAGAACAGGCCGTCAGGCTGGCGTGGAGACTGACTCAAATCATACGCGAGCAAGAATCACGAGAGTTACGGGTGGTGATGTTCTCCAACAAACAAAACAAGGAAAGGTGGTTATAGTAGCAGGTTTCCAAGGCTTGGGTTGCGATGGAGAAATTACAACTTTTGGAAGAGGTGCGTCAGATCTTACAGCTATCGCAATTTCCGCTTCACTGGATGCAGAGATTTGTGAAATTTTCACAGATGTAGACGGTGTCTTTACTGCGGATCCCCGAGTAGTCCCTAAAGCACGAAAACTTTTAGAGATTAGCTATGATGAGATGTTGGAAATGGCCAGTCTGGGTTCAAAGGTTGTCCAGGCACGTGCTGTAGAATTAGCAAAGAAATTTTCAGTCGATTTTGAGGTACGATCGACTTTCAATAAAAACCGAGGAACAATTGTGAAAGAAGAAGTAGCCTCTATGGAGGATGTACTAGTACGTGGTGCAGCGATAGATGTAAATCAGGTTAAAATCGTGGTCAACGAAGTTCCGGATCAACCCGGAACAGCGGCCAAGATATTTCAACAACTAGCTGATGCACAGATTGTTGTTGATATGATCGTCCAGAACATAGGTAGGGGAGGAAAAGCAAACCTAACCTTTACTGTACCGTCCGATGATGCCTATAGGGCGGAAAAATCAGTCCAAGAGTGTTTAATTGAAATGGGAGGCGGTAAAATCTCCTCTGTAAATGGAATAGCAAAACTTTCCGTGGTTGGTGTAGGAATGCGAACCCATACCGGAGTTGCAGCAAGCCTTTTTTCGGCCCTTGCGACTGCAGGAATAAACATACAGATAATCAGCACATCTGAAATAAAAATTTCAGTTGCAATAGAACCAGAACATTCCGATGAAGCGCTTAGAATTGCACATAATGCTTTTGGTCTTGGCTCATAA
- the thrC_2 gene encoding Threonine synthase, which produces MRYISTRGDCDPVTFSQAVAIGLAPDGGLYLPERLPDLSSRMPSWEDLSYEELTIAIFNEFVDDIEPSRLRSLVSGAYSEFNSKIIAPVVELERNLYLVELFHGPTLAFKDFALQLLGRLYEDQIHNTGKHLNALGATSGDTGAAAIHGLQAKSGIKIFILYPNGRISPLQERQMTCTGSENVFPLAIEGSFDDAQKALKETFEDHEFKNRFSLSSVNSINLARLLAQCVYYFYAWFQLPKEERDAVNFVVPTGNFGNVLAGWMAQRMGLPIAALKISTNQNDILHRFFQSGIYELGEVERSNAPSMDIQVASNFERFIYYHEGKNGEKVKEFIKKFRESGRFVFRNFDADIFSSSSASNSEIEEIIKEVYSKFGYILDPHTACGFKGLVKSRTNLILATAHPAKFPETIIDAIGVHPRNENLEGLWGSHQTKYLVRAEKKAIQDFIAKHAD; this is translated from the coding sequence ATGAGGTATATAAGCACACGAGGGGACTGTGATCCTGTAACTTTCTCACAAGCTGTGGCGATTGGCTTAGCTCCAGATGGTGGACTATACCTACCAGAAAGATTGCCTGATTTGAGTTCTCGGATGCCCAGTTGGGAGGACCTCTCGTACGAGGAACTTACTATAGCTATATTTAATGAATTTGTAGACGATATCGAACCAAGCCGCTTGAGATCACTGGTCAGTGGTGCTTACAGTGAATTCAATAGCAAAATAATTGCTCCGGTTGTAGAATTGGAAAGAAACCTTTATCTAGTCGAACTCTTTCATGGTCCAACTTTAGCTTTCAAGGATTTCGCATTACAGCTTCTTGGAAGACTCTATGAGGATCAGATTCATAATACAGGGAAGCACTTAAATGCACTAGGAGCTACTTCAGGAGATACAGGGGCAGCAGCGATACACGGTTTGCAGGCTAAAAGTGGAATAAAAATTTTCATTCTTTATCCTAATGGGCGTATATCACCCTTACAGGAACGGCAGATGACCTGTACTGGATCGGAGAATGTATTTCCTCTCGCAATCGAGGGCTCTTTCGATGATGCCCAAAAGGCATTGAAAGAAACCTTTGAAGACCATGAATTCAAAAATCGGTTTAGCCTCTCCTCTGTAAATTCAATCAACCTGGCTAGGCTACTGGCGCAATGTGTTTATTATTTCTACGCATGGTTCCAACTCCCAAAAGAAGAAAGGGATGCAGTTAATTTTGTTGTTCCAACAGGAAACTTTGGAAATGTACTAGCAGGCTGGATGGCGCAGAGGATGGGTTTGCCCATAGCAGCACTCAAAATTTCTACAAATCAGAATGATATCTTGCACCGGTTCTTCCAGTCTGGTATTTATGAATTAGGTGAAGTAGAACGGAGTAATGCACCATCTATGGACATACAGGTCGCCTCGAATTTTGAACGTTTCATTTACTACCATGAGGGTAAAAATGGTGAGAAAGTAAAAGAGTTCATAAAAAAATTTAGGGAGTCCGGTCGCTTTGTATTTCGGAATTTTGATGCTGATATTTTTTCAAGCTCAAGTGCATCAAATAGTGAGATCGAAGAGATCATTAAGGAAGTTTATAGCAAGTTCGGCTACATCTTAGATCCGCACACCGCCTGTGGATTCAAAGGCCTGGTTAAAAGCAGAACTAACTTGATATTAGCTACGGCTCATCCAGCGAAATTTCCGGAAACAATTATAGACGCTATTGGTGTACATCCTCGAAATGAAAACCTAGAAGGGCTTTGGGGGTCTCACCAAACAAAGTATTTAGTTAGAGCGGAAAAAAAGGCCATCCAGGATTTTATCGCTAAACATGCGGACTAA
- the pyrE_2 gene encoding Orotate phosphoribosyltransferase, with translation MTKTDLARQVYDTCYIRGCFQLRSGSFSNDYFDKYLFESEPLLLKQIVESMSKYIPEETQILGGLEMGGIPIVTLLSQVTGIPSVFVRKEAKSYGTCKFAEGRSVKGMNTAIIEDVVTSGGQIILSAAALREEGAIIDTVLCVIDRESGGKEKLQKEGLRIIPLFTRSELDSMADL, from the coding sequence ATGACAAAGACGGATCTGGCTAGGCAAGTATATGATACCTGTTACATTCGGGGGTGTTTTCAGCTGAGATCAGGATCTTTTAGCAATGATTATTTCGACAAATATCTTTTTGAATCGGAGCCTTTACTGCTCAAGCAGATAGTAGAATCGATGTCCAAGTATATTCCTGAAGAAACGCAGATTTTAGGGGGACTGGAAATGGGGGGCATACCGATTGTCACTCTTCTTTCACAGGTTACTGGAATACCTTCTGTTTTTGTCAGGAAAGAGGCCAAAAGCTATGGGACATGCAAGTTTGCTGAAGGCAGAAGTGTCAAAGGTATGAATACAGCAATTATTGAAGATGTGGTTACATCGGGGGGGCAGATTATTCTATCTGCGGCTGCTCTCCGTGAGGAGGGTGCCATTATCGACACTGTCCTTTGCGTGATTGACAGAGAATCTGGAGGTAAGGAGAAACTTCAAAAAGAAGGATTACGGATCATCCCTCTTTTTACTAGGAGCGAGCTGGATTCAATGGCTGATTTATAA
- the cimA gene encoding (R)-citramalate synthase encodes MNKKQGILLYDTTLRDGTQGEGISFSVTSKLRLTEKMDQFGIDYIEGGNPGSNPRDLAFFEEAKNLNLKHAKLSAFGSTRRAKVGVEDDPQICSLLSAGTEVVTIFGKSWLFHVTEVLRTTEEENLQMIEDTVCFFIQNGRQVIYDAEHFYDGFSHNPDYALATLDAARKGGAGYIVLCDTNGGCLMDDIGKITRRVVDDYIEVPIGIHCHNDSGVGVAVSITGIQSGATMVQGTLNGYGERNGNANLTSIIPNIVLKLGYSLNCHKNLSNLRELSLMVDDLANLRPDSKAPFVGASSFAHKGGMHVNAAEKNPSSYEHIDPSSVGNRRRVLISDMSGRSSFILKARELGVDVKSKATEVPIFLKELKDLEYRGYEYEASDASFKLLLYRWLEERESYFDVLEYRVIVEWDENKEERNSEATVKLRIGDEIHHEVAESSGPVGALNNALRKALENAYPEVQEVSLSDFKVRILDSTQGAESTIRVQIESTDGKEIWGTVGASDNIIEASWEALKDSVEYKLMKS; translated from the coding sequence ATGAATAAAAAACAGGGCATTCTACTCTATGACACCACCCTTCGTGATGGAACTCAAGGGGAGGGGATTTCATTTTCGGTTACGTCAAAGTTACGGCTAACAGAGAAAATGGATCAATTTGGTATCGACTATATCGAAGGCGGAAATCCAGGTTCAAACCCACGTGACTTGGCTTTTTTTGAGGAAGCAAAAAACCTCAATTTAAAACACGCAAAACTTAGTGCGTTCGGATCCACACGACGTGCAAAGGTAGGAGTTGAGGATGATCCTCAGATATGTTCACTATTGAGCGCTGGGACTGAAGTCGTAACGATTTTTGGGAAAAGTTGGCTTTTCCACGTAACCGAAGTGTTGCGAACTACTGAAGAAGAAAATCTCCAGATGATTGAAGATACGGTTTGCTTTTTCATCCAAAATGGCAGGCAAGTAATCTATGATGCTGAGCACTTCTATGACGGCTTTTCTCACAATCCTGATTATGCATTAGCTACGCTTGATGCAGCTAGGAAAGGTGGTGCTGGTTATATCGTCCTGTGTGATACTAACGGGGGATGCTTAATGGATGACATAGGTAAAATTACTAGGAGAGTTGTTGATGATTACATTGAAGTTCCTATCGGAATACACTGTCACAATGATTCGGGAGTTGGTGTTGCTGTTTCTATTACTGGGATCCAATCAGGAGCCACAATGGTGCAGGGAACTCTTAATGGATACGGAGAAAGAAACGGAAATGCGAATCTTACTTCAATTATTCCCAATATTGTGCTGAAACTGGGCTACTCGTTGAACTGTCATAAAAACCTTTCAAATTTACGTGAACTATCATTGATGGTGGACGATCTTGCCAACCTAAGACCAGATTCAAAAGCTCCCTTTGTAGGGGCTAGTTCTTTTGCGCACAAAGGTGGGATGCATGTGAACGCAGCTGAAAAAAATCCCAGCAGCTATGAGCACATAGATCCGTCATCAGTAGGCAATCGCCGGAGAGTATTGATAAGCGATATGTCCGGAAGGAGTAGTTTTATTTTGAAAGCAAGAGAATTGGGAGTTGATGTAAAAAGCAAGGCAACTGAGGTCCCGATTTTTCTCAAAGAACTAAAGGATCTCGAATACAGAGGTTATGAATATGAGGCATCGGATGCATCATTCAAACTTCTCCTTTACCGATGGCTTGAGGAAAGGGAAAGCTACTTCGATGTCTTGGAATATCGTGTTATTGTTGAATGGGACGAGAACAAGGAAGAAAGGAATTCTGAGGCAACAGTAAAGCTTCGTATTGGAGATGAAATCCACCATGAAGTTGCAGAATCCTCGGGTCCAGTTGGTGCACTAAATAATGCGCTTCGTAAGGCACTCGAAAATGCGTATCCTGAGGTGCAGGAAGTCTCCTTGAGTGACTTCAAAGTCCGAATCTTGGATAGCACTCAAGGTGCGGAATCAACTATTCGAGTTCAGATCGAGTCAACGGATGGCAAGGAAATCTGGGGAACAGTTGGTGCCAGTGACAATATTATCGAGGCAAGTTGGGAGGCATTAAAAGATTCGGTTGAGTACAAGCTTATGAAATCATAG
- the alaS gene encoding Alanine--tRNA ligase: MKSNDLRKSFLDFFRSKEHEIVPSASLLPDSPNLLFTNAGMNQFVPFFLGERSPAWTRVADTQKCIRAGGKHNDLEDVGFDTYHQTFFEMLGNWSFGDYFKKEAIEWSWELLTEVWKLPKRRLYATIYKPGHGDPSEFDQEASDIWSEIFIHEKMDPSIHIRHFDSKDNFWMMGDTGPCGPNSEIHIDLTPDGDTLGMLVNTDSVRCIEIWNLVFIQFNAESDGSFNPLEKKHIDTGLGFERVSGIYASTKGLSDFSQPVSNYNCDLFSGVFEELTKLSNHRYQGTIPKRRNQMSNIEAKDCAFRVLADHIRALSFSIADGILPGNEGRNYVLRRILRRAILFSDRVELPKGSFVKLVEPLISQFSDVFPELKKGQGLISQIISSEEEKFQRTIERGLTMFEKITSGGKTKISGGDAFTLYDTYGFPLDLTQIIARERGISIDQKGFEAQMLKQRERARSAQEKIEISVFEGENVEIEETEFIGFDPVNFENCKVNITTQVHQNNENFLVFDRTPFYPEKGGQVGDSGFLKVEGIKLRISDTVRDPQGRTLHQIEAGNLKGLEGKEASLHIDVERRKSIQRHHTATHILHWALRSVLGSHVSQAGSLVADDRLRFDFSHFEQISQDLLNRIEAIANRRILENAGVGWYEIPFDQKPKDILAFFGEKYGSIVRVVDIGGWSIELCGGTHVTASGEIGLLKIVSESGIAAGTRRIEAQAGDSAFNLVVNNFSLLSSLSNRLSCSPQELEDRISSLLQQKNDLEMNLRKFRQKETSSVASELIDHSIEIQGINIIIAKIDVKSQEEMRGLAFSISKTFERSLIVLGSSSDSKVTLLAVASPEANDKGHIAHEIVRNLCGQLGGRGGGKPDFAMGGGDCPEKLEKVLESFRDSLN; encoded by the coding sequence ATGAAGTCAAATGATCTCCGAAAGTCGTTTCTCGATTTTTTTCGCTCGAAGGAGCATGAAATAGTTCCTTCAGCATCGCTTCTCCCCGATTCGCCAAACCTGCTTTTTACAAATGCAGGGATGAATCAATTTGTTCCGTTTTTCCTTGGTGAGCGAAGTCCAGCCTGGACGAGGGTTGCCGACACACAAAAGTGCATCAGAGCAGGAGGGAAACACAATGACCTAGAGGATGTCGGATTTGACACTTACCACCAAACATTTTTTGAAATGCTTGGGAACTGGTCTTTCGGTGATTATTTCAAAAAAGAGGCTATAGAGTGGTCCTGGGAACTTCTCACTGAAGTTTGGAAACTTCCAAAAAGAAGGCTCTATGCCACCATTTACAAACCGGGTCATGGTGACCCATCAGAATTCGATCAAGAAGCATCCGATATTTGGTCAGAGATCTTTATTCATGAGAAAATGGATCCATCAATTCATATTCGTCATTTCGACTCGAAGGATAATTTTTGGATGATGGGTGATACTGGACCCTGTGGACCCAATAGCGAAATTCACATAGATCTGACTCCTGACGGCGATACCTTAGGCATGCTCGTCAATACCGACTCAGTTAGATGCATTGAAATTTGGAATCTGGTCTTTATTCAATTCAATGCCGAATCTGATGGTTCTTTCAACCCGCTAGAAAAAAAGCACATCGATACCGGACTCGGCTTCGAAAGAGTCTCGGGGATTTATGCCAGCACTAAGGGTCTTTCTGATTTCTCCCAACCCGTGTCCAACTACAATTGTGATCTTTTTTCAGGGGTTTTTGAAGAGCTTACTAAATTATCGAACCACAGATACCAAGGAACTATTCCTAAAAGACGAAATCAGATGTCGAATATTGAGGCGAAGGATTGTGCCTTTCGGGTTCTGGCTGATCACATTCGTGCCCTTTCATTTTCAATTGCAGATGGAATTCTACCTGGCAACGAAGGAAGAAATTATGTCCTTAGACGGATTCTACGGCGTGCCATTCTATTCTCAGATCGGGTCGAACTACCAAAGGGTTCATTTGTAAAGCTCGTTGAACCTCTGATATCCCAATTCAGTGACGTTTTTCCAGAACTTAAGAAAGGGCAAGGTCTGATATCCCAAATTATTTCCTCTGAAGAAGAGAAATTTCAGAGAACCATCGAACGTGGCCTCACTATGTTCGAGAAAATTACATCGGGAGGTAAAACAAAAATTAGCGGGGGAGATGCGTTTACACTCTATGACACCTATGGGTTCCCTCTAGATTTAACTCAGATTATTGCTCGAGAACGCGGGATAAGTATCGATCAAAAAGGTTTTGAAGCCCAGATGCTTAAACAACGTGAACGAGCCCGTTCCGCTCAGGAAAAAATCGAAATTAGCGTTTTCGAAGGAGAAAACGTTGAAATAGAAGAAACCGAGTTCATAGGTTTCGATCCAGTGAATTTTGAAAACTGTAAGGTTAATATTACGACCCAAGTTCATCAAAATAATGAAAATTTTTTAGTCTTTGATCGGACTCCCTTTTATCCTGAGAAAGGGGGACAAGTTGGAGACTCAGGATTTCTCAAAGTGGAAGGAATAAAACTCAGGATATCTGATACCGTAAGAGACCCTCAAGGTCGTACTTTACATCAAATTGAGGCAGGTAATTTGAAAGGCCTTGAAGGCAAAGAGGCCAGTCTTCATATCGATGTTGAACGGCGCAAGTCCATCCAACGGCACCATACCGCAACGCACATTCTTCATTGGGCACTCCGTAGCGTACTAGGAAGTCATGTTAGTCAGGCTGGATCGCTCGTAGCAGATGACAGACTCCGTTTCGATTTTTCACATTTTGAACAAATAAGCCAGGATTTGCTCAACAGAATTGAGGCCATAGCGAATCGACGTATTCTGGAAAACGCAGGGGTTGGTTGGTATGAAATCCCCTTTGATCAAAAACCTAAGGATATACTTGCATTCTTTGGAGAAAAATACGGTTCCATAGTCCGGGTCGTAGATATAGGAGGGTGGTCTATTGAACTATGTGGAGGAACACATGTTACTGCTTCTGGAGAAATTGGTCTTTTAAAGATTGTTTCCGAATCCGGCATTGCTGCTGGAACAAGAAGAATTGAAGCACAAGCTGGTGATAGTGCATTCAATCTCGTTGTAAACAACTTCAGCCTCCTCTCCTCTCTTTCGAACCGGTTATCGTGCAGTCCCCAAGAATTGGAGGACCGGATTTCCAGTCTCCTTCAACAAAAGAATGATCTGGAAATGAATCTGCGGAAATTTCGTCAAAAGGAAACTTCCTCAGTTGCTTCGGAATTGATCGACCATTCAATTGAAATTCAAGGAATCAATATCATTATTGCTAAAATTGATGTGAAATCTCAGGAAGAAATGCGTGGCCTTGCTTTTTCCATATCGAAAACGTTTGAGCGAAGTCTTATAGTTTTAGGATCCTCTTCCGATTCTAAAGTAACCCTTCTTGCCGTAGCCTCTCCCGAAGCAAATGATAAGGGACACATCGCTCATGAGATAGTACGAAATCTCTGCGGTCAATTAGGCGGCAGAGGTGGTGGCAAACCTGACTTCGCCATGGGCGGAGGAGATTGTCCCGAGAAACTTGAAAAAGTATTAGAGTCCTTTCGAGATTCGTTGAATTGA
- the hom gene encoding Homoserine dehydrogenase has translation MSKKPVIAIGLVGLGVVGQGVWKHIQRNRQALERRFGVKLDLRKAAVRDLDKKRSVKVHRSLLTDDPFSVVRDDEIDIVCELLGGTSLAKQVTLEALARGKIVVSANKALICEHGNELLKAMKEGGGRLYFEASVAGGIPIIKVIREGLVANRFARIYGILNGTCNYILTRMEREGLTFKDTVDDARRLGYVEADDSLDLDGWDTAHKAVILAYLAYGRWVSLKQVPVEGIRQVTLEDIKMAKDLGYRIKLLGIITFDVANKRILVRVHPSLVSKERVLANVNEVYNGISVTGDVVGTTLHIGRGAGQDATASAVISDITDAVAALTTRNGSRSIVAGHDSLSQAEIGVELTELSEVLGEYYIRLLVDDRPGVLAEVANEMAQHGVSISSVIQPKGANNSATLILTTHTSNEWSMLQVVKDLEMLKCVKRKPFLLRIIDFED, from the coding sequence ATGTCTAAAAAACCAGTAATAGCTATTGGACTTGTTGGCCTAGGGGTTGTAGGCCAAGGAGTATGGAAGCATATTCAGAGAAACCGACAAGCTTTGGAAAGGCGATTTGGTGTAAAATTAGATCTACGGAAAGCTGCTGTCAGGGATTTGGATAAGAAACGTTCGGTTAAAGTTCATCGATCGCTCCTAACGGATGATCCATTTTCAGTCGTAAGAGATGATGAGATTGATATCGTGTGTGAATTGCTCGGAGGTACCTCTTTGGCCAAGCAGGTTACATTAGAAGCATTGGCGAGAGGAAAAATTGTGGTTTCTGCCAACAAAGCGCTTATCTGCGAACATGGGAATGAGCTACTTAAAGCAATGAAAGAAGGTGGAGGGCGGCTCTACTTTGAAGCTAGTGTAGCCGGAGGAATCCCCATTATAAAAGTGATTCGCGAGGGCTTGGTAGCTAACCGTTTTGCCCGGATTTACGGAATTCTGAACGGTACTTGCAACTATATCTTAACTCGGATGGAACGTGAAGGACTTACATTTAAAGATACGGTAGATGATGCTCGACGATTAGGATATGTAGAAGCGGATGATTCACTAGATTTAGATGGATGGGATACGGCTCACAAGGCTGTAATTCTCGCTTATCTTGCTTACGGTAGATGGGTGTCGTTGAAGCAAGTTCCAGTTGAAGGGATCCGTCAAGTAACACTGGAAGATATTAAGATGGCGAAGGATCTTGGCTATCGGATAAAATTACTTGGAATTATAACTTTCGATGTTGCTAATAAGAGAATTCTTGTGAGGGTGCATCCATCGCTGGTATCGAAGGAAAGAGTTTTGGCAAATGTGAATGAAGTTTACAACGGGATCAGCGTGACTGGAGACGTGGTCGGAACAACTTTACATATTGGTCGAGGGGCTGGGCAAGATGCTACCGCAAGTGCAGTAATAAGTGATATAACAGATGCAGTTGCTGCACTTACAACCAGAAATGGATCACGATCGATAGTTGCCGGTCATGATTCTCTGAGCCAGGCCGAAATTGGAGTTGAATTAACTGAACTATCCGAAGTTCTGGGAGAGTATTATATTCGTTTGTTAGTTGACGATCGACCTGGAGTTTTGGCTGAAGTAGCAAATGAAATGGCGCAACATGGTGTTAGTATCAGCAGTGTTATTCAACCAAAAGGCGCGAATAATTCTGCCACGTTGATACTGACTACGCATACAAGTAATGAGTGGAGCATGCTTCAGGTTGTGAAGGACCTTGAAATGCTTAAGTGCGTTAAAAGGAAACCTTTTTTACTTCGAATTATTGACTTCGAAGATTAG
- the dapE_2 gene encoding Succinyl-diaminopimelate desuccinylase produces MNAILDNYLTSNQKVLVEHLKQLVSIPTVNPPGRSYKECVTFLKTSLESIGFETQVFKVPDDKIRNILPTKDKYSRYNLFAKWNLGKKKTIHFNAHYDVVPVSGSWMYPPFSGHVEKGVLYGRGAADMKGSISALIYALGAFNAEKLKPSFNIEVSFVCDEEIGGLFGTGFIKEMALTNADYVIVCEGASGNRIGVGHNGVLWLTIQLRGKTAHASRPQRGRNAFDQLTALGVQLHDYLRKISARGYTSPDGVKMNPTLSLGGTFGQAEGGKTNIVPGDAWFTLDRRLLPTEDIPQVEGEIRDYVTKVGRDIKDFDATITSTLAINPYRLDHRSPLPQALACIVASIRNCSPKFSHTPGFTDAHYFGNGLSIPTVGYGTGGSNYHGVNEQVEINDLLTTSRVYAEFMDRGFPAS; encoded by the coding sequence TTGAATGCCATCCTTGATAATTACCTTACCTCCAACCAGAAGGTATTGGTAGAACATTTAAAGCAATTGGTATCAATACCTACTGTTAACCCTCCCGGCAGGTCTTACAAAGAGTGCGTTACGTTTTTAAAAACCAGTTTAGAATCTATTGGGTTTGAAACCCAGGTCTTCAAAGTACCTGATGATAAGATTAGAAACATCCTCCCTACTAAAGACAAATACTCACGTTACAATCTTTTCGCTAAGTGGAATCTCGGTAAAAAGAAAACAATCCATTTCAATGCACACTACGACGTTGTTCCAGTTTCCGGTTCATGGATGTATCCGCCCTTTTCTGGCCATGTCGAAAAAGGAGTACTTTATGGTCGTGGTGCTGCCGACATGAAGGGATCTATATCTGCACTCATTTATGCACTAGGCGCCTTTAACGCAGAAAAACTGAAACCTTCTTTCAATATAGAAGTATCATTTGTTTGCGACGAAGAAATAGGTGGTCTATTTGGTACTGGATTTATTAAAGAAATGGCGTTAACTAACGCCGACTATGTTATTGTTTGTGAAGGAGCATCGGGTAATCGGATTGGGGTTGGCCACAATGGGGTCCTTTGGCTGACAATCCAATTGAGGGGGAAAACCGCTCACGCTAGCAGGCCACAAAGAGGCCGAAATGCATTTGATCAATTGACAGCACTTGGAGTCCAGTTACATGACTATCTCCGGAAAATCTCAGCCCGTGGGTATACTTCCCCAGATGGTGTTAAAATGAATCCCACACTTTCCCTTGGAGGTACATTTGGCCAAGCAGAGGGAGGTAAAACAAACATCGTTCCAGGCGATGCTTGGTTTACTCTTGATCGTCGCCTTCTTCCGACAGAGGACATTCCCCAGGTGGAAGGAGAAATAAGGGATTACGTAACCAAAGTAGGCCGTGATATTAAAGACTTCGATGCTACTATTACCTCCACCCTTGCTATCAATCCATATCGTCTCGATCACCGTTCGCCTCTTCCCCAGGCCCTTGCTTGTATCGTCGCATCCATCCGGAATTGTTCTCCAAAGTTCTCACACACACCTGGTTTCACAGATGCACACTATTTCGGTAATGGGCTCTCTATCCCTACTGTGGGATATGGAACTGGGGGTTCGAATTATCATGGCGTTAATGAGCAAGTTGAAATCAACGATCTTCTTACAACAAGCCGGGTTTATGCTGAGTTTATGGACAGAGGGTTTCCCGCATCCTAA